One Actinomadura viridis genomic region harbors:
- a CDS encoding DedA family protein → MTDWLHPAAWLQLFGTFATIGVIAIIFAETGLLFGCVLPGDSLLFTAGILTTVSSVNGQAFQPLSLPWLLVGGPIAAILGAQFGHWLGARYGRRLFDRPDSRIFRREWVDKAEYYFDRFGPARAVVLARFVPFVRTFLNPLAGMLGMRPRRFLLWNVIGAVLWTDTLFLLGHFLGAEVPGIERYILPGVAVILVLSAIPIVREMRRGRGETGNGTNKNASEESRPSLSGDSYR, encoded by the coding sequence GTGACCGACTGGCTGCATCCCGCCGCGTGGCTGCAACTCTTCGGAACGTTCGCCACCATCGGCGTGATCGCCATCATCTTCGCCGAGACCGGCCTTCTGTTCGGCTGCGTCCTGCCCGGCGACTCGCTGCTGTTCACCGCGGGGATCCTGACCACCGTCTCCAGCGTCAACGGCCAGGCGTTCCAGCCGCTGTCGCTGCCCTGGCTGCTCGTCGGCGGCCCGATCGCGGCGATCCTGGGCGCCCAGTTCGGCCACTGGCTCGGCGCCCGGTACGGCCGCAGGCTCTTCGACCGCCCCGACTCCCGGATCTTCCGGCGGGAGTGGGTGGACAAGGCCGAGTACTACTTCGACCGCTTCGGCCCGGCTCGCGCGGTCGTCCTGGCCCGCTTCGTCCCGTTCGTACGGACCTTCCTCAACCCGCTGGCCGGGATGCTGGGCATGAGGCCGCGCCGGTTCCTGCTCTGGAACGTGATCGGCGCCGTCCTCTGGACCGACACCCTGTTCCTGCTGGGCCACTTCCTGGGCGCCGAGGTGCCCGGCATCGAGCGCTACATCCTGCCCGGCGTCGCGGTCATCCTGGTCCTGTCGGCCATCCCGATCGTCCGGGAGATGCGTCGCGGACGAGGCGAAACCGGCAACGGTACGAATAAGAATGCCTCTGAAGA